The proteins below are encoded in one region of Persephonella hydrogeniphila:
- the trpD gene encoding anthranilate phosphoribosyltransferase: protein MIKELIRKITSKTDLSKEETEKLFTFLMRGEATDAQIGAVLVGMKMKGETVDEISSAASVMKKEAVKVPVSDKSKLVDTCGTGGDIVNTFNVSTITAFVVAGAGAKVAKHGNRSVSSKCGSADIMEALGVNIEMPPEKAAEAIEKIGLAFLFAPIYHPAMKNVIRQRREIGVRTIFNILGPLSNPADAKYQLMGVYDKNLVEPLTKVLSQLGIEKAYVVHGMEGLDEVSITSETLVGELNGNEINIYTVKPEDFGLRRASLKDIEGGDLQYNLDIALKILEGKEYSPKTDFVALNSAFALKVAGVVEDIKEGIELARETIYSKKAFDVLEKLRDFSQGG, encoded by the coding sequence TTGATAAAAGAGCTTATAAGAAAGATAACTTCAAAAACAGACTTATCAAAAGAGGAAACAGAAAAACTTTTTACCTTTCTTATGAGGGGAGAAGCCACTGATGCACAGATAGGTGCTGTTCTCGTAGGAATGAAAATGAAAGGAGAGACAGTTGATGAGATTTCTTCTGCTGCATCTGTTATGAAAAAGGAAGCTGTTAAAGTTCCTGTTTCTGATAAATCGAAACTTGTAGATACGTGTGGAACAGGAGGAGATATAGTTAATACCTTTAATGTTTCCACCATTACTGCTTTTGTTGTTGCAGGAGCCGGAGCAAAAGTTGCAAAACATGGAAATAGGTCTGTTTCTTCTAAATGTGGAAGTGCAGATATAATGGAAGCATTAGGTGTCAATATAGAGATGCCTCCAGAAAAGGCAGCAGAGGCAATAGAAAAAATAGGGCTTGCATTTTTGTTTGCCCCGATATACCACCCTGCTATGAAAAATGTTATCAGACAGAGAAGAGAAATAGGCGTAAGAACAATTTTTAATATTCTTGGACCCCTTTCTAATCCAGCAGATGCAAAGTACCAGCTTATGGGTGTGTATGATAAAAACCTTGTAGAACCTCTCACTAAAGTGTTATCTCAACTTGGCATAGAAAAGGCGTATGTGGTACATGGAATGGAAGGACTTGATGAGGTCTCGATAACTTCAGAGACTTTGGTTGGAGAACTTAATGGCAATGAAATAAATATCTACACAGTAAAACCTGAGGATTTCGGTTTGAGAAGAGCATCCCTTAAGGATATAGAAGGAGGAGACCTTCAATACAATCTTGATATAGCCCTGAAAATTTTAGAGGGTAAAGAGTACTCTCCAAAGACGGACTTTGTTGCTCTTAATTCGGCTTTTGCTCTGAAAGTGGCAGGAGTTGTTGAAGATATAAAAGAAGGGATTGAACTTGCAAGAGAAAC
- a CDS encoding peptidylprolyl isomerase encodes MGRLLLIFLFVWSFAFSTEKDLKLFDRIVMVVNGQPVLQSELELAMQWFGIKNKKEAAEKLIDQIIVAQAAEKSGIRVAPEEVEDAILRIAKANKMNSVEDFKKKLIEQNISFTEFKDLIKRELLIRRYIQIHLRRVLFGGIKEGKQIKLRKVRIIFLSTKDKDFKERYDFLVKNLNKDNFPQFARKYSDDPITAEKGGLLGEVRKGDLIKRLDEEIWKRKVGDIFEVPVKNGIYFVYIEDEKEKLINEQPSGEEIAEKLKKEYEIQLNKLREKAVIEYLDKSLQ; translated from the coding sequence ATGGGTAGATTACTACTGATTTTTCTTTTTGTATGGAGTTTTGCTTTTTCTACAGAAAAGGATCTAAAGCTATTTGACAGAATTGTTATGGTAGTAAACGGTCAGCCCGTTCTTCAGTCAGAATTAGAGCTTGCTATGCAGTGGTTTGGTATAAAAAACAAAAAAGAAGCGGCAGAGAAACTTATAGATCAAATCATTGTTGCACAAGCAGCAGAAAAATCAGGTATCAGAGTTGCACCTGAAGAGGTTGAAGATGCTATTCTCCGGATAGCAAAGGCAAATAAAATGAACAGCGTTGAGGATTTCAAGAAAAAACTGATAGAGCAAAATATATCCTTCACAGAGTTTAAAGATCTGATAAAACGGGAGTTATTGATAAGGAGATATATACAGATTCATCTGAGAAGGGTCTTGTTTGGGGGTATAAAGGAAGGTAAACAGATAAAACTTAGGAAGGTAAGAATCATTTTCCTGTCTACCAAAGATAAAGATTTTAAAGAAAGATATGATTTTCTTGTAAAAAATTTAAATAAAGATAATTTCCCACAGTTTGCAAGAAAATACTCAGATGATCCAATAACAGCAGAAAAAGGAGGCCTCTTAGGAGAAGTAAGAAAAGGTGATCTTATTAAGAGATTAGATGAAGAAATATGGAAAAGGAAAGTTGGTGATATTTTCGAAGTTCCGGTAAAAAATGGAATTTACTTTGTTTATATAGAAGATGAGAAAGAAAAACTTATAAATGAACAGCCTTCTGGAGAAGAGATTGCAGAGAAACTAAAAAAGGAGTACGAAATACAGCTTAATAAACTGAGGGAGAAAGCTGTTATAGAATATCTGGATAAATCTCTTCAGTAG